A genomic window from Archocentrus centrarchus isolate MPI-CPG fArcCen1 chromosome 2, fArcCen1, whole genome shotgun sequence includes:
- the LOC115793170 gene encoding gamma-crystallin M3-like isoform X2, producing MTMGRIIFYEDRNFQGRSYETSSDCPELTSYLSRCNSCRVESGLFMVYEKPNFMGHQMLARRGEYPDNQRLMGTSMSDCIRSCRMIPMYRGPFRMRIYERENFGGQMNELSDDCDNMMDRFHMSDCQSCNVMDGHWLMFEQPSFRGRMLYLRPGEYRNLRETGSNITNFSSIRRIMDSC from the exons ATGACCATGGGGAGG ATCATATTCTATGAAGACCGGAACTTCCAGGGTCGCTCCTATGAAACTAGCAGTGACTGCCCAGAGCTCACGTCCTACCTGAGCAGGTGTAACTCCTGCAGGGTGGagagcggcctcttcatggtctATGAGAAGCCCAACTTCATGGGCCATCAGATGCTGGCAAGGAGGGGCGAATATCCAGACAACCAGCGCCTGATGGGAACGAGCATGAGCGACTGCATAAGATCCTGTCGCATGATCCCCATG TACCGGGGACCCTTCCGAATGAGGATCTACGAGAGGGAAAACTTCGGAGGTCAGATGAATGAGCTGAGTGACGACTGTGACAACATGATGGATCGTTTTCACATGTCTGACTGCCAGTCCTGCAACGTGATGGACGGCCACTGGCTGATGTTCGAGCAGCCCAGCTTCAGGGGCAGGATGCTGTACCTCAGGCCAGGAGAGTACAGGAATCTCAGAGAGACAGGGAGCAACATAACGAATTTCAGCTCCATCAGGCGCATTATGGACTCCTGTTAA
- the LOC115793187 gene encoding gamma-crystallin M3-like isoform X2 encodes MGRIIFFEERNFQGRSYECNSDCSDIHMHLNRCNSCRVDSGCFMVYDRPNFMGNQFFLRRGEYSDFQRMGGMGGMMGTTMMDTIRSCRMIPMHRGQFRMRIYERENFGGQVHELMDDCESLQDRFYMSDCQSCNVLDGHWLMFEQTNFRGRMMYVRPGEYRNLRDMGVSNIMRISSIRRIMEMC; translated from the exons ATGGGCAGG ATAATTTTCTTTGAGGAGAGGAACTTCCAGGGTCGCTCCTATGAGTGCAACAGTGACTGCTCTGACATTCACATGCACCTGAACCGCTGCAACTCCTGCAGAGTGGACAGCGGGTGCTTCATGGTGTACGACCGCCCCAACTTCATGGGTAATCAGTTTTTCTTGAGGAGAGGCGAGTACTCTGATTTCCAGCGCATGGGGGGCATGGGGGGTATGATGGGCACGACGATGATGGATACCATTCGCTCCTGTCGCATGATCCCCATG CACAGAGGACAGTTCAGGATGAGGATCTATGAAAGAGAGAACTTCGGAGGCCAGGTGCATGAGCTGATGGATGACTGTGAGTCTCTCCAGGATCGCTTTTATATGTCTGACTGCCAGTCCTGCAATGTGCTGGACGGTCATTGGCTGATGTTCGAGCAGACCAACTTTAGAGGGCGCATGATGTATGTGAGGCCAGGAGAGTACAGGAACCTCCGAGACATGGGAGTGAGCAACATAATGAGAATCAGCTCCATCAGACGCATCATGGAAATGTGCTGA
- the LOC115793170 gene encoding gamma-crystallin M3-like isoform X1, with product MNEIGEIIFYEDRNFQGRSYETSSDCPELTSYLSRCNSCRVESGLFMVYEKPNFMGHQMLARRGEYPDNQRLMGTSMSDCIRSCRMIPMYRGPFRMRIYERENFGGQMNELSDDCDNMMDRFHMSDCQSCNVMDGHWLMFEQPSFRGRMLYLRPGEYRNLRETGSNITNFSSIRRIMDSC from the exons ATGAATGAAATAGGTGAA ATCATATTCTATGAAGACCGGAACTTCCAGGGTCGCTCCTATGAAACTAGCAGTGACTGCCCAGAGCTCACGTCCTACCTGAGCAGGTGTAACTCCTGCAGGGTGGagagcggcctcttcatggtctATGAGAAGCCCAACTTCATGGGCCATCAGATGCTGGCAAGGAGGGGCGAATATCCAGACAACCAGCGCCTGATGGGAACGAGCATGAGCGACTGCATAAGATCCTGTCGCATGATCCCCATG TACCGGGGACCCTTCCGAATGAGGATCTACGAGAGGGAAAACTTCGGAGGTCAGATGAATGAGCTGAGTGACGACTGTGACAACATGATGGATCGTTTTCACATGTCTGACTGCCAGTCCTGCAACGTGATGGACGGCCACTGGCTGATGTTCGAGCAGCCCAGCTTCAGGGGCAGGATGCTGTACCTCAGGCCAGGAGAGTACAGGAATCTCAGAGAGACAGGGAGCAACATAACGAATTTCAGCTCCATCAGGCGCATTATGGACTCCTGTTAA
- the LOC115793187 gene encoding gamma-crystallin M3-like isoform X1 yields the protein MMNKIIFFEERNFQGRSYECNSDCSDIHMHLNRCNSCRVDSGCFMVYDRPNFMGNQFFLRRGEYSDFQRMGGMGGMMGTTMMDTIRSCRMIPMHRGQFRMRIYERENFGGQVHELMDDCESLQDRFYMSDCQSCNVLDGHWLMFEQTNFRGRMMYVRPGEYRNLRDMGVSNIMRISSIRRIMEMC from the exons ATAATTTTCTTTGAGGAGAGGAACTTCCAGGGTCGCTCCTATGAGTGCAACAGTGACTGCTCTGACATTCACATGCACCTGAACCGCTGCAACTCCTGCAGAGTGGACAGCGGGTGCTTCATGGTGTACGACCGCCCCAACTTCATGGGTAATCAGTTTTTCTTGAGGAGAGGCGAGTACTCTGATTTCCAGCGCATGGGGGGCATGGGGGGTATGATGGGCACGACGATGATGGATACCATTCGCTCCTGTCGCATGATCCCCATG CACAGAGGACAGTTCAGGATGAGGATCTATGAAAGAGAGAACTTCGGAGGCCAGGTGCATGAGCTGATGGATGACTGTGAGTCTCTCCAGGATCGCTTTTATATGTCTGACTGCCAGTCCTGCAATGTGCTGGACGGTCATTGGCTGATGTTCGAGCAGACCAACTTTAGAGGGCGCATGATGTATGTGAGGCCAGGAGAGTACAGGAACCTCCGAGACATGGGAGTGAGCAACATAATGAGAATCAGCTCCATCAGACGCATCATGGAAATGTGCTGA